From the genome of Podarcis muralis chromosome 3, rPodMur119.hap1.1, whole genome shotgun sequence:
atgtgtgtttcttttatttccAAATAGTTTCTTAAAACCAACCCAAGTGCCTCCGCTCCCCAACCTTGgccttgtttcttgtttttgagGGGGCATGGTTCAGTTTTAGAAGACCCCAGGTCCTAGTGTGAATTCATCCCAGATATGAAGTTGggactgttttgttgttgttgagattTTCCTTAGTATGCCCAATTCCTAAGGCTCTGGATAGGTTATGAAACTTAAGAATGTAAACATTTTAATCATCTAAAAATCAAGTAAAATTGATGAATTCTCAAGACACTAAACAAATTATCTTAATCACTCACAAGCAGTTTAGCCATACCATTTAATGTCAGCCTTGCCAAAGAATTTTTATTATGTGCATCTTCCGCCAAAGGGTTTAGGGTAGCCTACATGATTCCATTTTATCAGCACGGCGACTGTGAAATAGGGCTGGGCTAGGGTCTAGAGCTCCccggaaaagactctgatgttgggaaagatggagggcacaaggacaaggggacgacagaggacgagatggttggacagggttctcaaagctaccagcatgagtttgaccaaactgcaggaggccgtggaagacaggagtgcctggtgtgctctggtccatggagtcatgaagagtcggacacgactgaacaactaaacaacaacaacaaagggtctAGAGCAGGAACTGGGAAGCATTTtaagcttgagggccacattccctcctgggcaactatttgggggccacatggcagtggtgggtgagACAAGAGGCAATAGTGGGCAAAGTAACAAATGTTCTACACACACTCATGCACCCCTCTCTATCAGTCTAGGCAAACAAGAAGCATCAtcccagagttcaagggcacattccagactGGCAAAAAAACACTTGAGGTGTCAAGTAGGGCAGCTGAGGAGTGTGGCTGTGGAGTGTCAAGAAGGTCACATAGGCCTGAGATTCCTGAACTAAGGGCACCCTGTGGCTTAGAAGGAGTTCGCCATAAATGGTTGAGAATTTTCCCCTAAAAGTTTTTTATTCAGTCCAATTTACATTTCCAGTTTTCCTCTAAAGTAACAAGAATTGTAAGCATACTCTGCTTTTACATCAAAGCTTACACACTAAAGTTGGTTCATAGGCAAGTTGTGGTCATTCATGGATGGTGACAGATTGACCACAATTGCCCATGCATAGGTGAGctcaaggttggattactgcattgTGAGGACTACCTTTGGGCTTGATTCAGAGGCTGCACCTGGTGTGTGGCTAACAATCTGCTACTCGGCCAAGTCCAAGGTGTTTGTACTAAAGTATAAGTTAATTAGCTACTTGAGAAACCGCCTTAGCCCTTATATACCTTGTAGATCATTGCAGTTTGTGGGAGATTTTCTGATGCAAATTCCGATGATCTCAGAAGCCCGCTCCACAATAACTCGGAAAAAGACTTTCATTGTCGCTGCCccattctgtggaatagcattcctgtcaaGATATGACAGGTACCCACTATCTGTGCTTTCCAGGGACTAAATGAAGATATTTTTCTTCTGATGGGCTTTCTTAGCTGAATAAATGGGTCTCTGCTACAAGTGTATATTCTGTAGTGTTTTGTTTTACATGTAtcatctgttttgtgtgtgtgtgtgtttgtaacttttctttgctgtttttattgccttGAGATGATTTTGTAGAAGGCGATTAGTAAATTGTGATTGTTAAGAATATAAAGATGGTAGCAAGTAAATATTTATTGCAACCATCAGGACACATGGCGTTTTGCAGAGTAGAAGACAGGCCTTTGCCCAGACAAATCTGCAGCCTGAAATTTGACACAGGGAAAATGGAGAGGAGGGGTAAATGAAGAATATGTGATGGTTTAATTTTAACATGTGCTTAGGATgagttggggaagggccatagctctatGGTACagtatctgctctgcatgcagaatgtcccaatttcaatccctggcatctccaggtagggttgagaaAAACCACTGCTTGAAACCTAGATAGGCACTgccagacatagaatcatagagttggatcccccccccccccgccccagcatcacctagtccaacccgttggaatgcaggaatctcagctaaagcatccatgacagatggccatccaacctctgcttcaaaaacctccagagaaagagagacctcAAGCTCCAGTCAATGTAATACTGAGGTTGATGAATCAATATTCTGattcggtataaggcagtttccagtGTTGTAATGAGCTGCAGATGCGAATGTGGGGATtcaaccaaaggtgtcatggaaaaGTGGGTTTTGACTATGGATGTGAAGGAAGAGGTGGCATGAAGCAGCTGTCTTGGGAGCCAGTTTCATGTGTTGGGTGGGTAGTTGTGGAGAGAGTGGATTTTGGGGGACATTAAAACATCTGAGGATGATGGAGCTTGGAGGAAAGAAGATAATAGGCAGGGATATATCTGGAtgtgggtgggaagagaagggagCAAAGCAAAGGCAATCTTTGAAAGTAATAACAAATGACTCTGCTGGAGCTGGGAGTGAGCAGGAACCTATTGTAGGGAATTAAGGAAGGCTGCAGGGGGCAGGTAAGCCATGCCTCACATAATTGATCAGAAGTCATGtacaccatttaaatggcaatgcccatcaacctgcAGAGGGGCATCAAATATTTTACTGAGGGGGTCAAAAGGAccttggctcctaggagttggctcctataagGAAGCGTCATGTGGCCAGACTGAGGCTATTATTTTGGCAAAGTGCAGGATATACATGAGGCGACCAAGCTGAGACAAACAAGAGGGGAAGATTGGTCATCGCCCAGCTAGACCTGCAATCAAAAGAACTTAAGAGGcatgctgcatcaggccaaagatCCATATAGCTAAGTGTCTTCACAttggccaacccaatgccttacAGAAAGCCTACagtctaaagcaggcatggccaaacttggccctccaactgttttgggactacaactcccatcatcctagctaacaggaccagtggccagggatgatggaaattgtagtcccaaaacagctggagggccaagtttggccatgcctggtctaaagGGTCCATCTGATTCTGCCTCAGCTACATTCTTCCATGAGGTGGTACAGCTGTGAAGAGATTTATTGAGTGCTCGATGATCTATCTATGAAATTGATGCACAGGTTTGGTGATTTTCTCTGCTGGCCAGCTGTGGCCTTTAATTATAATATATTTACAATGATAgattcccttcccacccccacccccaaaaacccATGTTGCTAAACCAAATTCAGCCTCAGAATTAATGTACTTTTCCCCCTCACATTGAGTATTAGAAACCAGTAATGCAGAATAAAATgggattttgggggtgggggagaaagattAGATTCTTTATGACAGCTCCTGCTAGAGGAAAATGTATATAATTCCCAATATCTTAGTAATCAAAAGAACACTTCTAGTACAGCGCTCGGACAGTGAGGCATGGTAAAATTCTTAATTACTTGGGGAATTACTTTAGTAGCGACATCAAATGAAAACAAGATAAGCTTATTAATGAATTCCTAGGAGGAGGAAGCGATCATTTTATGTAACTGGTTTATGGATGTGTAGTGAAGTGTTTAGTGAAGATTAAGTACTGGAGGGTTTATATcattaaactaaaaaaaaatgatCTTGCTTTTCTTGCAGAGGCAATATGCCTGCAAACCTGGACTCACTTTGGATTCAAAGTTTAGAATTCTGATCAATTTCTGGACCTGAATATGCTCAGAACCTACTTCTGGCTGTCCTGGTGAATGAGACAAGGTCAGGGGTAACAATGGAGACATGGGGGCCAGGCCACCACATGCATTATGTCAACTTGATTTCAAAGAATGCTTGCACAAGGCTTATGaatcataagagcataagaagagtctgctggatcaggccaatagctcatctagtccagcatctcacagtggccaataacATGCTTATGGgcagcctgaaagcagaacctCACCGCCACATCACTTGCCTCACTTGTGGTTCCTAGCGACCATATTCagtctgtctacactgactggcagcagttgtcCTGGatttaaggtggggggggggagacactccagccctacctagagaggtcactgattgaatctgggacctgaTCCtgtcccactgagctacagcaaaacattatatatatacacacattttatatatatatatatatatatatatatatatatatatatatatatatatatatatatatataattttattagttttttaacatatcattttcaacagtaattaaacatacttttacatcttattcaatttttttgacttccagcaatcctgtctgaaaattttccaatctaatctctcagtatgcatttcttatcttccctattatatttcaaactcataaccaatatctctatctttttctactttgtaacacttcgtatatttctccttacaaaacttattgtagtcctactagcgtaatttgttgattacagttgctcttcaagtaattcatatacttcttccaatcttctgtaaatctctggtcccgcaggtttcgaatccttcctgtcattttgtccaattctgcatagtccatgaattttgtctgccattcttctttcgtcggaatttcttcttgtttccatttctgggttaacaatactcttgctgcagttgttgcatataaaaacaatttaacgtcttgcctattaatgtcctgacctataataccaagtgaaaatgcttctggctttttaaaaaatgtatatttcaacctCTTTTTCATCTCAAGGCCTCACACTTTATAGGGTCTGGAAGCGGAAGAGGGAAAGCAGAAGATGACAGGGAAAACTTTTCCAAATCAACTGTCCCATCAGCTTTATAAATTTCCGAAGACGCCAGTGGATCAAATATCCCGGGGAGGAAATTGCCCTTCTCCTGAGGCAGCActttattcttttgttttaagAGTTCAGTCGCACACAACGCCATTGTTTTCCCTGCCTGAGCCTACCGATCACGGCTATTGTGCGTCGGTATGTGAAGTGCCTGGTGCAGCAGGAAGCCCtggaaatgggtgtgtgtgtgtgtgtgttgtcaacAGCGCCGTttggcacaggatgttggacttctTGGATCAGCTGCCAAGCCTCGGGAAGCGGACTCTCCCCGCCCGCTGCCCTTTTGTGGGGACACAGGGAGGGCAGGCTGCGGCCTTGGCGCTGGCGCCGCCTATGCGAAAGTGTCCCTTGAGCGCCACCTGTTACTTCTCTCCCGCCTGCCCCGCGCGCGGATCTCCTGCTGCGCGCTCGGCTGAGGGAAAGGGAGCAAAGGTGCCTCAGGCTCTTCGCCAGCGCCGCCTGCGCACTCTCCGCGGGGGCCACCATGACCGTCGGGGGGACCCGGAGAGCCAACTACCCCCGGCGGGGGCCTGCGGAGGACGAAATCTCTATCCTGGAAAAGgacgaggaagaagaggaggaggaggaggagaggaggcagaCAGCCCCAAGCGGCCCCGCTGAGGAGGGGGAGTCCGGCTGCGCCTCCAAGAAAGTCGCCTTCGCCGTCCTCCCGGACAAGTACGAGCCTCTCGGCGGCGCGGGAGACGAGCAGCAGCCCCAAGCCGAGCGCAAGAGCAAGAAGCGCAGGAGGAAGCTCAAGAAATACGGCAAGGTAGGCGGCGAGGGCGGCGGGACCAGGGGCGCCTCAGCCGCTTCGGGCGCCCCGAGGCCCTGCGCGCTCGGCGGATCATCGCGCGCAGGTCCGTTATTCGGGGGTCGCTAGGCGAGTGTCTTGCCCAGCCTCAGCGCCCCGGCTATCGGATAGGATGAGGGCAGACTTCGGtcatatataataaaacaaatacagtggtacttcgggttatgtacttaattagttccggaggtccgttcttaacctgaaactgttcttagcctgaagcaccactttagttaatggggcctcccgctgccgcagtgccgatggagcacgatttctgttctcatcctgaagcaaagttcttaacccgaggtactatatctgggttagcggagtctgtaacctgaagtgtatgtaacccgaggtaccactgtatttaaaaagagCTGGGGGACTTCTGGACGCATCGGATTGTTGAACTGGCTCCACCACACTTCGCTAGCACCTTGTTGTCAGAGTGGTAAAAAACTGGATCTCACCCAGCCGCGACATAGGCACCTTGAGTTATGCTGTGGGAAtgtgggatacagtggtacctcaggttacagacgcttcaggttacaggctccgctaacccagaaatagtacctcgggttaagaactttacctcaggatgagaacagaaatagtgtggcggcagcgggaggccccattagctaaagtggtacctcaggttaagaacagtttcaggttaagaacggacctccggaacgaattaagttcttaacccgaggtactatttctgggttatattTGGTCTGAGTGGTGTGCAAGCAGAGCCGACCCATCCAGGAGGCTGGCtaagtgaggcaaccacctcaggcacAGGAGGCAGCTCCTAGGGGTGGAGGTCCCttaccccctcaaaaaaaaatttgAGGGTGCCAGGGCCCCctaagttgatggacattgccattcacatggtgtgcatgtgccatgtCATACGATCAATTATATGGGGCCGGACTTACCtgggctcccccaatattttattcaagttggtacccctggcctcaggtggcaggatcaacgggggcagcagatcctgaccTAGATCTCTATTCCTCCTTTGTtcctaatgtagatcttcactcaccccttcttcccaggtGGGCTTGGGTGTGAAAGCCCttgtttttaggggctaaccaggctgggatagcaggcttgtgggtttttgagTGTCTGATGTAgatatttttcaatttcgttgttctataTGGGACAATGACAGTAAAGAATGTTGTATCATATCGTATCATATCGTtttcctcaggtgccaaaatatcttggacTGGCCTTGTGCACAAGGGTATATGCTTAACCGTTCTGTTCAGATGACTCCTAGAGAACATGTAGAGGGTCTAGGATGGTGCTCAGTTCAGTTCTCTCAGCATTCATAAGGTCTTCTGTACAGTGATCCAAGACCGCCCTTTCTCGCTTTCAGCAGTCATAGCAAACAGACCCAGTTGTTGACAACCTTGTGTGCATGTTCATTGCAAGTCTGAAGCCTCCTGCTTTTGAAGGACTGTAGGATGTTGAAGCTGGACGGGATCTTGGAGGTCATCTAGTTTGCTCAGTTCAGGGatttgggcatagctgtcaactttcagatttgaaaataagggatcagcagcctcacctgtccctgggacagtctacgggatatctaacaatccgggatagcagccggaaatggcgctggaataagggaattttcccgcaaaaaaagggaaggctgACAGCTATGGATTTGGGGAAGAATCATTCAAGAAACCACATGGTCAGAGTGGGGCTTTCCAGAGACAAAAAGGGATCTGGGTGGGTGTTATTGTCTATTGCTCTAATTTGGAAAGAATCTTGTAGCAGCTGTGGAACACTGGATTTATATGGTTttataaaaggaaataaaagaatgGACCATGAAGAGACTTTTTGtgttaaaatgcacacacagagaggccAGGTGTTTATTTGTGGCTAAAAGATATCCCAAACCCATATTAAGTCATGCAAAATAACAGCCACTCTCTACATTCGCTATCATAAAGTGAAGTGGAATTTCTTCAACAGCCAGCctgtgcaaataaaaaaatattttgacctGAAGTCAAAAAGACAATAATGAAGGTGGTCAGAGGAGGGCATTTCATAAACTATGTACCTCAGTGGAAAAGACCATCTTTTCTATTATACTTCCATGAATGGAGGAGGGTCTCTGATGCTAATCTAAGAGCAAGGTCACGAGTGAGAGGGGGTTCTTAAGGTACTTTGTTGCTCTTCAGTTGCtattggattccaactctcatcagccccagcatggccagtggtcagggatgaaagcAGTTGTAACCGAACCATATCagcagagccacaggttccctacccatCTCTTAGGGCTTTGTAAGTTAAAACCAGCACTCCACAGTGGAGTTGGATGAGGACTAAGTTAAGAATCCCATAATGGTTAAAAGTATTGAAAGAGGCAAATCTTCATCCATATATAGATTTCACCCGCGTtgtatacaaaaatacaaatatcCATTCAATATTAAACCAAATAATAAAAACtgaggcaaaaaacaacaacaacaaaaacatatgAAGAAATAAACCAGAAACTTATTCAACTGGCAAAAACACTATGGTAGATTTTCAATGGCTTGG
Proteins encoded in this window:
- the C3H1orf115 gene encoding LOW QUALITY PROTEIN: required for drug-induced death protein 1 (The sequence of the model RefSeq protein was modified relative to this genomic sequence to represent the inferred CDS: deleted 1 base in 1 codon), whose translation is MLDFLDQLPSLGKRTLPARCPFVGTQGGQAAALALAPPMRKCPLSATCYFSPACPARGSPAARSAEEREQRCLRLFASAACALSAGATMTVGGTRRANYPRRGPAEDEISILEKDEEEEEEEEERRQTAPSGPAEEGESGCASKKVAFAVLPDKYEPLGGAGDEQQPQAERKSKKRRRKLKKYGKNVGKALQKGCRYLVLGLQGLANAYSSPLGVAVSIATAFR